Below is a window of Stappia sp. DNA.
GACCGGCTGAAGACCTCGGCCGATCCGGACGGCATGACGGTGATCGGCACCATCAACAATTGCGCCGGCGGCATCACGCCCTGGGGCACCTATCTGATGGCCGAGGAGAACTTCCACGGCTACTTCTGGACCGACAAGCTGGATGCCGACGGCAACCCGGTCCTCGAGGGGGCGGATGCGGCGAGCCTCAAGCGCTATGGCGCGCCGGGCCGCTGGTACAATTGGGGCCAGCACCACGACCGCTTCAACCTCGACACGGAGCCGAACGAGGTGAACCGCTTCGGCTGGATCGTCGAGGTCGATCCGATGGATCCGGCCTCCACGCCTGTCAAGCATACCGCGCTCGGGCGCTTCCGCCACGAGGGCGCGGAATCGATCGTCAATTCCGACGGACGCGTGGTGCTCTACTCCGGCGACGACGCCCGCTTCGACTATGTCTACAAGTTCGTCTCCGCCGGCACCGTCTCCGACGACCGCGCGGCGAACATGAAGCTCCTGTCGGAGGGCACGCTCTACGTCGGCAAGTTCCACGAGGACGGCCGGCTCGAGTGGCTGCCGCTGGTGCATGGCGAGGGTCCGCTGACGGCGGAAAACGGCTTCGCCAGCCAGGCCGACGTGCTGATCGACACGCGCCTCGCCGCCGACGCGCTCGGCGCGACGCCGATGGACCGGCCCGAGGACGTCCAGCCGGGTCCCGACGGCAAGGTCTACATGATGCTGACCAACAACACCCGCCGCAAGCCGGGCCAGGAGGACGCCGCCAATCCGCGCGCCGACAATGCCTTCGGTCACATCGTGGAAATGATCGCGCCGGACGGCGACCATGGCGCCACCACCTTCGCCTGGAACATCCTGGTGAAATGCGGCGATCCGGCGGTCGCGGACGTGGGCGCCCAGTGGGGTCCGGAAACCTCCGAGCACGGCTGGTTCGCCTCCCCCGACAATTGCGCGATCGACGCCGACGGCCGGCTGTGGGTCTCCACCGACCAGGGCTCGAACTGGGCGAAGACCGGCAAGTCGGACGGCCTCTACGCGGTCGAGACCGAAGGCGAGCTGCGCGGCTCGTCCAAGCTCTTCTTCCGCTGCCCTGTCGGCGGCGAGCTCTGCGGCCCGTATTTCACCCAGGACCAGACGACGCTGTTCCTGGCGGTCCAGCATCCGGGCACGGACGGGACGAAGAACTTCAAGGGCTTCGAGCGCGAGTCCACCTTCGAGGATCCGGCGACCCGCTGGCCGGACTTCACCGACGGCATGCCGCCGCGCCCCTCCGTGGTCGTGGTGACGCGCACCGACGGCGGCAAGATCGGCGTCTGACGCCGGCGAAAGACCCCCGCGAAATCACGCCCCCGCCGCTTCGCCGGCGGGGGTTTTTCATTTGCCGGCACATTTCCCCAGTGGTGTCAGCGTCAAGTCGATTCACGGATTATCCCGAGGATTCACGGCCGCGAAATCGCCTCTCCCTTTCCCTTGTATGTTGCGCCCCGCTTCCGCTAACACAGGGGGCTCACGAGGGGACGGGATATGAAGGGAACGGCAGCGGCGAACGATCAGACGGCCGCGACGATGCGCGTCGCGCCGCACAACGCGGAGGCCGAACGGCAGCTGCTCGGCGCGATCATCGTCAACAACGAGACCTATTACCGGGTCTCGGATTTCCTCGAGGCCGCGCATTTCTTCATCGAGCCGCACCGCGAGATCTACGAGAAGGCCGGCCAGTTGATCCGCGCGGGCAAGGTCGCCTCGCCGATCACGCTCAAGACCTTCTTCGCGCAAGACGCACGCATCGCCGACATGTCGGCCGCGCAGTACATCCTGCGCCTTGCCGCCGACGCCGCCTCCATTATCAACGCCGAGGACTACGGCCACGCGATCTATGACCTCGCCATCCGGCGGAACCTCATCCGCATCGGCGAGGACATGGTCAACATCGCCTATGACGCGCCGATCGACATGCCGCCGGCGACCCAGATCGACGACGCCGAGCGGCGTCTCTTCGAACTGGCGGAAAAGGGCCGCACGGACACCGGCTTCCTGAGTTTCGGCGACGCGCTCTCGGCAACCATCGAGATGGCGGCGGCCGCCTATCAGCGCGAGGGCGCGCTGTCGGGCATCGCCTCGGGCCTGCGCGATCTCGACGCGCTGATGGGCGGGCTGCAGCACTCCGACCTGATCGTGCTCGCCGGCCGGCCGGCCATGGGCAAGACCTCGCTCGCCACCAACATCGCCTATAATGTCGCCGAGGCCTATCGCGCCGAGGAACAGCCCGACGGCACGATGAAGACCGTCAACGGCGGTGTCGTCGGCTTCTTCTCGCTGGAAATGTCGGCCGAGCAGCTCGCCACGCGTATCATCTCCGAGCAGACGGAAATCTCGTCGTCCAAGATCCGGCGCGGCGACATTTCCGAACACGATTTCGAGAAACTCGCGGCCGCGGCCCAGACCATGCAGAGCGTGCCGCTGCATGTCGACCAGACCGGCGGCATCTCCATCGCCCAGCTCGTCGCCCGCGCCCGTCGGCTGAAGCGCCAGCGCGGGCTCGACCTGCTGATCGTCGACTACATCCAGCTGCTCTCCGGCTCGTCCAAGAACCAGGGCAACCGCGTGCAGGAAATCACCGAGATCACCACCGGCCTGAAGGCGCTCGCCAAGGAGCTCAACGTTCCCATCATCGCGCTGTCGCAGCTCTCGCGTCAGGTGGAATCGCGCGACGACAAGCGCCCCATTCTCTCCGACCTGCGTGAATCGGGCTCCATCGAGCAGGACGCCGACGTGGTGCTCTTCGTCTATCGCGAGGAATATTATCTCGGCAAGACGATGCCGGAGGAAGGCTCCGAGGACTACGTGAAGTGGGAGGAGAAGCTGGAGCGGGCCAGGAACCGCGCCGAGGTGATCATCGCCAAGCAGCGTCACGGCCCCACCGGCACCGCTCACCTGCACTTCCAGGGCGAGTTCACCCGCTTCTCCGATCTGGCCGATCCGGATCGCTTCCCCGACCCGCACGGCTGACAGGCCCGCCCGAACGGGGGTGCGCCTTGACCCTGCCGCATGCGGACGCCCAAATGCGGCCATGCGAATCGAAGCAGGCTCTATCCTGATGAAGGTCCGCGTTCCATGAGGACCACGCCCGGTTCCAGACGGGCATGTTTTCCGCGCCCGGTTCCAGACGGACGATGCAAACGTGACTGACGGCACCTCCCGCACTGCCCCGCCCGCGCCCGGCCGAGACGTCTGCGACGAGGCGCAGCCGGGCGACGGCGGGCGCATCACCATCGACCTTGGCGCGCTGGCGGCCAACTGGCGCGCCCTGCGCGACCGGCTGAGCGCGAACGCCGAGTGCGGCGCCGCCGTCAAGGCAGAATGCTACGGCCTTGGCTCCGAGCGTGGCCTCGAAACCCTGTGGGCGGCCGGCTGCCGCACCTTCTTCGTCGCCACGCCCCAGGAAGGCGCCGGCACGCGCCGGATCCTGCCCGAGGCGACGATCTACATTCTCAACGGCCTCTATCCGGGGGCGGCCGGCTACTACGCGACGCACGGCCTGCGCCCGGTGCTCGGGTCGATGGAGGAGGTCGACGAGTGGCGCGCCTTCGCCGGCACCCGACCGGCACCGGCCGCGCTGCATGTCGACACCGGCATCAGCCGGTTGGGCGTGTCGTTGGAGGAGGCCCGCTCCCTCGCCAAGGTCGAGGACTTCGCGCCCGACATGATCCTGTCGCATCTGGCCTGCGCCGACAGTCCCGACCATCCGATGAACGCGCGCCAGCGCGACCGCTTCCGGGACGCCATGGCACTGTTCCCGGGCGCCAGGGGCTCGCTCACCAATTCCGCCGGGATCTTCCTCGGGCCCGACTTTCACTTCGACGTGGCCCGGCCCGGCATCTCGCTCTATGGCGCGCAGGCCTCCGCCCTGCCCGAAAGCCGGCTTTCGCCCGTCGTCACCCTGGAAAGCCGCATCCTGCAGATTCACCATCTCAAGCGCGGCGAGACCATCGGCTACGGCGGCACCTTCACCGCCCCCGCCGACATGACGGTGGCCATGGTGGCGGCCGGCTATGCCGACGGCTACCTGCGGGCGAGCGGATCGAGCGACGAGAAGCGCGGCGCGGATGCCTGGCTCGCCGGCTACCGGCTGCCGATCCTCGGGCGCATTTCCATGGACATGGCCGCCTTTGACGTGAGCGCCGTTCCCCCCGACGTCGCCCGGCGCGGCGCCTTCGTGGAACTCTTCGGCCCCAACATTCCCGTCGACGAGGTGGCCACGGCCGCCGGCACCATCGGCTACGAGTTGCTGACCGGCCTCGGGCGGCGCTTCGCGCGCCGCTACCTGCCGGCGGACCATGAGGCGGACCCGACGGGGGAAACGGGCTGATGGCCAAGCGCTCCACCGCCTTCGTCTGCCAGTCCTGCGGCGCGGTCGCGGCCAAATGGGCCGGGCGCTGCGACAGCTGCGGCGAATGGAACAGCCTTGTCGAGGAGCGTCAGGGCTCGGGCGTCGGCGGCTCGCCCTCGCCCGTCAGCCGGCGCAAGGGCCGGGTCGTGCCGCTGGTCGGTCTCAGCGGCGACAGCGAGACCCCGCCGCGCATCGAAACCCGCGTCGGAGAACTGGACCGGGTAACGGGCGGCGGCTTCGTGCCGGGCTCGGCCTTGCTCGTCGGCGGCGATCCGGGCATCGGCAAGTCGACGCTGCTGATCCAGGCGACGGCGCGCATCGCGCGTCTCGGCCATCGCGCCATCTATATCTCCGGCGAGGAGGCGATCGATCAGGTGCGCCTGCGCGCCGCCCGCCTCGGCCTCACGGATGCGCCCGTGGGATTGGCCGCCGAGACCAGCGTGGAGGACATTCTCGCCACGCTGACCAGCGAGGCCCCGCCGGCCATCGTCATCATCGATTCCATCCAGACCCTGTGGACGGAGACGGTCGATTCGCCGCCGGGCACGGTCACCCAGGTGCGCGCCGCCGCGCAGGCGCTGGTGCGCTACGCCAAGTCGAGCGGCGCGACGGTCATCCTGGTCGGCCATGTGACCAAGGACGGGCAGATCGCCGGCCCGCGCGTGGTGGAGCACATGGTCGACGCGGTTCTCTACTTCGAGGGCGACGGGGCGCACCAGTATCGCATCCTGCGCTCGGTCAAGAACCGCTTCGGCGCCACCGACGAGATCGGCGTCTTCGAGATGACCGACAAGGGGCTCGCGGAGGTCGGAAACCCCTCCGCGCTGTTCCTCGGCGAGCGCAACGGCCGCACGCCCGGCTCGGCCGTCTTCGCCGGGCTAGAGGGCACCCGCCCGCTGCTGATCGAGATCCAGGCGCTCGTCGCCCCCTCGCCGCTCGGCACGCCGCGCCGCGCGGTGATCGGCTGGGATACCGCGCGCCTGTCGATGATCCTCGCCGTGCTGGAGGCGCGCTGCGGCGTGCGTTTCGCCCAGAACGACGTCTATCTCAATGTCGCCGGCGGTCTCCGGGTGAGCGAGCCCGGCGCCGATCTCGCGGTGGCCGCCGCCCTCATCTCGTCGCTCAGCGGGGTTGCCCTTCCCGCCGATTGCGTCTATTTCGGCGAGGTCAGCCTGTCCGGGGCGGTGCGCGCCGTGTCACAGGCGCAAAGCCGGCTGAAGGAAGCGCAGAAACTCGGTTTCACCCGCGCCTTCGTGCCGGAGGCGGATATCGCCCGGGGCAAGAAGGCGGACGGGGATCTCACGGGTGTCAGCGAACTGTCGGATCTGGTCGCGCGGATCGCCGCCGGCAGCGGCGACGGAGCACAAGACTGACGATGCTGCTCCCGCGCGACCGTCGGCCCGACGGATACCCTCGCGCTCCGGAGAGGCGGAGCAAGGACACCATCCGCGCACGGCCCACGCGGACGAATGGGCCGACGATGCCGTGAGGCTGCGATCAGGGACCGTGTCGAGCAATGCCGATCACCCCTCTTGACGGAATTCTTCTCGTCATCATGCTCTTGTCCGCCGTGCTGGCGATGATCCGCGGCTTCGTGCGCGAGGTCCTGTCGATCGCCTCCTGGGTCATCGCCGCGATCGCCGCCTATCTTCTCTATGGGCAGGTGCTGCCGCTGGTGCAGCAATACATCAATCAGGAATATGTGGCGCTCGGCGTGGCCGTCGCCTCGGTCTTCCTGATCACGCTGATCGTGGTGAGCTACATCACCATGCGGATTTCCGACTTCGTGCTGGACAGCCGGATCGGTGCGCTCGACCGCTCGCTCGGCTTCGTCTTCGGCGCGCTGCGCGGGCTTCTGCTGGTGGTGGTCGCGATGATGTTCTTCAACTGGTTCGTTCCGGCCCAGGAACAGCCGCGCTGGATCGCCACCGCCAAGTCCAAGGCGATGCTCGACAGCATCGGCAACCGACTGGTCGCCGCCCTGCCGGAGGATCCGGAGCAGTCGATCCTCAAGCGCATCCGCGAGCGCGACGCCGCGCCGAACGGAGCCGCCGCGCCGCAGACGAGCGACGAGGAAACCGGCTACACCGAGACCGAGCGCCGGGGACTGGACCAGCTGACGACATCGGGCTCCGACGGCAACTGACCAAAGCGTCCGGCGCGCCGCCGCACCGCGGCCCCGGCGCCAAGCCGCCGCCATGCACTATCTTTTCGCGACCGCGCGGGCCTGCGCGCGGCAATCAGGAGCGAGACAATGGCCGGGACTCCAACCGTTGATCTGACACGCGACGATCTGGACGGCGACACGCTGCGCGAGGAATGCGGCGTGTTCGGCATTTTCGGACACGAGGACGCGGCCGCCGTGACCGCGCTCGGCCTGCACGCGCTTCAGCACCGCGGACAGGAAGCGGCCGGCATCGTCACCTACGACGGCGGCCAGTTCCGCTCCGAGCGCCATCTCGGCCTCGTTGGCGACCATTTCTCCGACGCCGACGTGATCCGCCGCCTGAGCGGCGCCTATTCCATCGGCCACGTGCGCTACTCGACCTCGGGCGAGACGATCCTGCGCAACGTCCAACCGCTCTTCGCCGAACTCGACGGCGGCGGCATCGCGGTGTGCCACAACGGGCATTTCACCAATGCGATGACGCTGCGCAAGGAGCTCATCAAGGACGGCGCCATCTGCCAGTCGACCTCCGATTCCGAGGTCGTGCTTCAGCTCGTGGCGCGTTCGCGCAAGGGCAAGATCGTCGACCGCTTCATCGACGCGATCCAGCAGATGGAGGGCGCCTATTCGCTGGTCGCCCTGACCCGCAAGAAGCTGATCGGCGCCCGCGATCCGCTGGGCATCCGCCCGCTGGTGCTGGGCGACCTGAACGGCGCCCCGATCCTCGCCTCGGAAACCTGCGCCCTCGACATCATCGGCGCGAAATTCATCCGCGAGATCGAGAACGGCGAAGTGGTGGTCTGCACGCCCGGCGGCATCGAGAGCTACTTCCCCTTCGGCAAGCGCCCGGCGCGGCCCTGCATCTTCGAATACATCTACTTCTCGCGGCCCGATTCGGTGCTCGGCGGGCGCAGCGTCTATGACGTGCGCAAGGAGTTCGGCCGCCAGCTCGCCCTCGAGAGCGGGGTCGAGGCCGACGTCGTGGTGCCCGTGCCCGATTCCGGCGTCCCGGCCGCGCTCGGCTATGCCGATGCCTCCGGCGTGCCCTTCGAGCTCGGCATCATTCGCAACCACTACGTCGGACGCACCTTCATCGAGCCGACGCAGCAGATCCGCACCCTCGGCGTGAAACTCAAGCATTCCGCCAACCGCGCCCAGATCGAGGGCAAGCGGGTGGTGCTCGTCGACGACAGTCTGGTGCGCGGCACGACCTCGGTGAAGATCGTGCAGATGATCCGCGACGCCGGCGCGCGCGAGGTGCACTTCCGGCTCGCCTCGCCGCCGATCCGCTTTTCCGACTATTACGGCATCGACACGCCGGTGCGCGAGAAGCTGCTGGCGGCGAAATACAGCCTCGAGGAAATGCGCAATTACATCGGCGCCGATTCGCTCGCCTTCCTGTCGGTCGACGGGATCTACAAGGCGATCGGCTATGAGGGCCGCGACCACGAGCAGCCGCAGTTCACCGACCATTGCTTCACGGGCGACTATCCGACGCCCCTGACCGATCTGGCCGGAGAGGACGACGTCTCGCACATGCCGCGCCTGGTGGAAGTGGGATAACAGGACATGAGCAAACGTTTCGAGGGACGCGTCGCCGTCGTCACCGGCGCATCGCGCGGCATCGGCTATTTCACCGCCAAGGCGCTGGCCGCGGAAGGCGCGCATGTGATTGCGGTCGCCCGCACCGTCGGCGCGCTGGAGGAACTCGACGACGAAATCCGCGCCGCCGGCGGACAGGCCACGCTGGTGCCCGTCGATCTGACCGACTTCGAGGCGATCGACCGGCTGGGGGCGGCGATCTACGAGCGCTGGCAGAAGCTCGACGTGCTCATCGGCAACGCCGGGATTCTCGGCGGGCTGTCGCCGCTCGGTCACGTGAAGCCGAAGACCTGGGACCAGGTGATGGCGATCAACGTGACGGCGAACTGGCGGCTGATCCGCTCGCTCGACCCGCTGCTGCGCCAGTCGGACGCCGGGCGCGCGGTGTTCCTGACGTCGGGCGCGGCGCACAAGTGCAAGGCCTATTGGGGCCCCTATTCGGTCTCCAAGGCCGCGCTGGAGGCGCTCGTGCGCACCTATGTGGCCGAAACCCGGCAAACGCCGATCACCGGCATGCTGGTCAATCCGGGCCCGATGCGCACCGCCATGCGGTCGCAGGCGATGCCCGGCGAGGATCCCGAAAGCCTGCCGCATCCGAGCGAGCTGGCACCGCATATTCTCGACCTCGCGGCCCCGGAGAACAAGGACAACGGGCTCCTTTTCGACTTTCCGTCGAAGGAGTTGCGGAGTTTCTTTCAGGTATCTTCTTAAGACATGACGACCGCGCGCGTTCACTCACGCGCGGGGCTCGATCCTGACTTTTGACGATGTTTCACGGAGCGTGTCGCGCCCGGCCTCGGCCGAAGGGGCCGCCGCTCACAGGCGGTCGAGGTCGGCAAGCTCCGCGCCCGCCGCCGCCGGCGCGCGGCAGGCCTCGCGCAGGGTCGGGAGAATCGACGCGACGTCCGTGCATACGTGATAGTCGATCTCGAAACCGGGGCGGATGAAGCCCTCCCCGCGCATGTGGGCGAGCAGATCGACGAGCGGTCGCCAGAAGCCGTCGATGTCGGCGAGCACGACCGGCTTGCGGTGTCGCCCGAGCTGGCCCCAGGTCAGGATCTCGACGACCTCTTCCAGGGTGCCGATGCCGCCGGGCAGTGCCACGAATCCGTCGGCGCGTTCGAACATGGCGCGCTTGCGCTGGTGCATGTCGTCCGTGACGATCAGCTCGCTGACCGTCTCCATCATCACCTCGCGCTCCTCCAGGAAGCGGGGAATGATGCCGGTGACATGCCCGCCGCCGGCGAGCGTCGCGCGCGAAACCGCCCCCATGAGGCCGATGGAGCCCCCGCCGTAGATGAGGCCAAGCCCCTCGGCGGCGACACGCGCACCGAGGTCGTTCGCGGCGGCCAGATACGCGGGATTCGCGCCCTCGCCCGTGCCGCAATACACGCAGATCGTCTTCAACTCGCTCATGCGACGTGTGTTGCACCGCCGATGACCCCGGTCAAGAGCGCAGATACCCCGGAGGCCGACACCCGGGTGACGGGCCGTCACCGTTGCTTGCCGCCTCATGAAGGAACATATATCCATCGAACGGTTTGTTTCGCGCGGCCAGCGCCAGACGAATCTCCGGCGCGGCAGGCGCCGGACACATGGATGAGAGACAGGAACGGATCGCTCATGTCCCGCACTACGGTCATTCAGCTGCTCGTGCTTGCCGGCATCGTCGGCGCCGGCGCCCTCGGCTTCGGCCTTTGGCAGGCGCAGACCGGCGGCGGGGGCGCGGGCGATCCCGACGCGCCGGCCACGGCCCGGGCGCCCGACACCGGCAGCACGGCCGAGGACGGGACCCCGAGCGGCAGCGGCGACGAGGGGCTCACCGCCACCGCGCCCGCGCCGGAAACCGACGCCGCGCAAGCCCCCGCGTCCGGCGACGCGCCGGGGACCGACGCCGCACAGACAGACATGGGGGACACTGCGGACAGGGCGGACACCACCACGGCGGACGCCGGCGCGACCAATGCCGGCGACGGCCCGAGCTTCGACCTGATGCGGGTGGAACCGGACGGCTCGGCCGTCGTCGCCGGGCGGACCGAGGCCGGCGCGATCGTGGCGCTTCTGTCCAACGGCAAGGTCGTCGGCAAGGGCGTTGCCAATGCGGCCGGAGAATTCGCCATCGTGCTGGACGAGCCGCTGGAGACCGGCGCCCATGCCGTGACGCTCGAGACCCGCGATGCGGACGGCGCGGTCACCGCCCGGTCCGCGCAGTCGCTGACCGTGTCGGTGCCCGACACGCCGGAGAGCGGCGAAGTCCTTGTGATGCTCAACGAGCCCGGCGCGCCCTCGACGATCCTGCAAAAGCCCGACACCATTGCCAGCGCGACACCGGAGACAGCGCCCGCGTCCGGCGACGCGGCGGCCGACACCGCCGTGGCCATGGCGCGGGATGCGGCGCCGGACGCGGAGACGGCGGCCAACCGCGAGACGGAAACCGGGGCCACCGCCGAGGCCGGCGCGGCACCGGTCGGCGACACGGCCGAGCGGAACGACGTGGCCGCACCTGCGGCCTCCCCGGACACCGGCACGCAGACCGCGGAGACGACGCCCGCGCAAGAACGCGTCACGGACCCGCAAACCGACGTCGCTGCGGCGGATCCGGCTGCGACGCCGCCCGACGCACAGACAGCCGACGCAGCCTCCGACGCGCAAACCGCCGCGGCTTCGGGCACATCCGGGCCGGAGACCGCCGCCGAGGCGCCCGTCTCCGTCGAGGCGGTCGAGACGGAAGAGGACAAGGTGTTCGTGGCCGGGGCCGGCGCGCCGAACGCGGATGTGCGCGTCTACCTCGACAATACGCTGGTCGGCGAGACGAGGACGGACGAGACGGGACGCTGGCTGCTGGAAGCGGACCGTTCCGTGGAGCCGGGCGAGGTCGATGTGCGGGCCGATCAGGTGACCGGCGACACCGGCGAGGTCGTGGCCCGCGCGCAAGTGACCTTTGCCCGCGCCGAGGACGCGGTGATCCTGCGTCCGGTGGCGGTGAGCGGCGAGGCCGGCGGCACGCCCGGCGCCGACGGCACGACCGGCGAGCGTCAGATCCCGAATGTGATCATCCGGCGCGGCGACAATCTGTGGACCATCTCGCAGCGCCGCTATGGCGACGGGGTGCGCTACACCACGATCTATCAGGCGAACCGGGACCAGATCCGCGATCCGGACCTGATCTACCCCGGCCAGGTCTTCATGCTGCCCGAGGGCGACCGCAACTGGCCGGCCGCCAACTGAGGTCCGGCGTCCCCCGGATCATCAGGCGCGAAACGGTCGGCCCCATGAATTTCAGGCACGCCGGCGCAGCAGCGCGACGAAGAACCCGTCGGTGCCGGTGCGCGCGGGGCTGAGGGTCGCAAACCCTTCCGCCGTGAAGCGCGGCGTTGCCGCGTCCGCGCCGAACACGGCCTCCCAGCGCGGCTGAAGCGCATCGACCTCGAAGTCCTCGCCACGCTCGGCGAGGAACGTGCGCACCTGGGTCTGGTTCTCGCACGGCAGCAGCGAACAGGTGGCATAGAGCAGATGGCCGCCCGGCCGCACGTAGCGGCTCGCCTCGGCCAGGACGCCCTGCTGCTCGCGCATCCGCCCGGCCAGCGCATTGGCCGTCACCCGCCACTTGGAATCGGGCCGCCGCCGCCACACGCCGGTGCCCGAACACGGCACGTCGAGAAACACCAGATCCATGCGCCCCTCGAGATCGTCGAGCGAGGCGCTTTGCGGATCGCGCGTCTGGACGTTGCGCGCCCCGGCCCGCTGCAGCCGCTCGAAGATGGGCGCCAGCCGCAGCCGGTTGGCGTCATGGGCATAGATCTGTCCGCGATTGTCGAGCGCGCCCGCGAGCGCGAGCGTCTTGCCGCCGCCGCCGGCGCAGAAGTCGAGCACCTGGGACGGCTCCACCGAGGCGCCGAGCAGCGCGGCGATCTGGCTCGCCTCGTCCTGAAGCTCGAACCAGCCCTTGCGGAAGCCCTCCTCCGCCTGCACATGCGGCGCGCGCTCCCGTCCTCTCGGCGGCGACAGCCGCAGACCCACGGGCGAAATCGGGGTCGGCTGAAACTCCAGATGCGACAAGCGGCGCAGCAGCCGCTCGCGGTCGCCCTTGAGGAGGTTGACCCGCAGGTCGATGGGCGCGCGCGCGGCAAGCGCCACGCCCTCCGCCACAGCCTCGTCGCCGAAGCCCTCCTCGAAATGCGGCCACAGCCAGTGAGGTACGTCGGCGCGCACATGCGCGGGCGCATCGGCAAGCACGTCCGTGGCGGCGTCCCCGCCGTCGAGCGCCGCCTCGAGCCGGGCGCGCTCATCGCCCGTCAGCGGCTCCGGCGCGAAGCGGTCGGAGGCAAACGCCGCCTCCAGCCCCTCGATCCCCTGCTCCCAGCTGAGCGCGAAGGTCGCCAGGATCAGCGCCCGGGCCGAGGTCTCGCCCATGACATGCGCCAGCGACAGACGGCGGCGCAGCGCATCGAACACCAGGTTGGCGATGACGACACGGTCGCCGCTGCCGGCGAACCGATGCCGACGGCCCCACTCCTTCAGCGCCTCCTGCACCGGCTGCCGGTGAGCCTCCAGGTCATTGAGAATCTCGATCGCCGCAGAGAGGCGCCCGCCGTCCTTCATGGCTCTTCCTCGATAGATATTCGTGCCGGGCGTGAAACGCCGGTCGACCTGCCTGCACGGCCCGCCAGAGATCGCGAGGCACCGACAAAACCTGGCAGCCCTGCCCCGGAACCGTCGAGCGCAAACCGCCCGCCTGCGACACGGCATCGGCTGCCGTACAGCCCAAAAGTCATCGGCTGCCGTACAGCCCAAAAGTCATCGGCTGCCGTACAGCCCAAAAGGCATCGGCTGCCGGCCGGCCCGCAAGGCCTGCCCCCGGAGCACGCTGCCGAATGGACGCGCCCGGTTCGGTG
It encodes the following:
- a CDS encoding PhoX family phosphatase encodes the protein MDKIFKDDGFGNKAEAFEEADNKVLSPKEADTFGDIVNRRYGRRDVLRGALGVTAVTALFGTTALTAATQARAAMPSFSFTELESGNDETHHIAEGYNADVLIRWGDPIFADVADFDPRNQSAEDQLKRFGYNNDYVGFVPLAEDGSRGLLCVNHEYTNEEVMFPGIGRQDNKGFADMTRALVDIEMAAHGGSIFEIARGADGKWAVVRDSRYNRRISALDTEMTFSGPAAGHDRLKTSADPDGMTVIGTINNCAGGITPWGTYLMAEENFHGYFWTDKLDADGNPVLEGADAASLKRYGAPGRWYNWGQHHDRFNLDTEPNEVNRFGWIVEVDPMDPASTPVKHTALGRFRHEGAESIVNSDGRVVLYSGDDARFDYVYKFVSAGTVSDDRAANMKLLSEGTLYVGKFHEDGRLEWLPLVHGEGPLTAENGFASQADVLIDTRLAADALGATPMDRPEDVQPGPDGKVYMMLTNNTRRKPGQEDAANPRADNAFGHIVEMIAPDGDHGATTFAWNILVKCGDPAVADVGAQWGPETSEHGWFASPDNCAIDADGRLWVSTDQGSNWAKTGKSDGLYAVETEGELRGSSKLFFRCPVGGELCGPYFTQDQTTLFLAVQHPGTDGTKNFKGFERESTFEDPATRWPDFTDGMPPRPSVVVVTRTDGGKIGV
- a CDS encoding replicative DNA helicase, with product MKGTAAANDQTAATMRVAPHNAEAERQLLGAIIVNNETYYRVSDFLEAAHFFIEPHREIYEKAGQLIRAGKVASPITLKTFFAQDARIADMSAAQYILRLAADAASIINAEDYGHAIYDLAIRRNLIRIGEDMVNIAYDAPIDMPPATQIDDAERRLFELAEKGRTDTGFLSFGDALSATIEMAAAAYQREGALSGIASGLRDLDALMGGLQHSDLIVLAGRPAMGKTSLATNIAYNVAEAYRAEEQPDGTMKTVNGGVVGFFSLEMSAEQLATRIISEQTEISSSKIRRGDISEHDFEKLAAAAQTMQSVPLHVDQTGGISIAQLVARARRLKRQRGLDLLIVDYIQLLSGSSKNQGNRVQEITEITTGLKALAKELNVPIIALSQLSRQVESRDDKRPILSDLRESGSIEQDADVVLFVYREEYYLGKTMPEEGSEDYVKWEEKLERARNRAEVIIAKQRHGPTGTAHLHFQGEFTRFSDLADPDRFPDPHG
- the alr gene encoding alanine racemase, producing the protein MTDGTSRTAPPAPGRDVCDEAQPGDGGRITIDLGALAANWRALRDRLSANAECGAAVKAECYGLGSERGLETLWAAGCRTFFVATPQEGAGTRRILPEATIYILNGLYPGAAGYYATHGLRPVLGSMEEVDEWRAFAGTRPAPAALHVDTGISRLGVSLEEARSLAKVEDFAPDMILSHLACADSPDHPMNARQRDRFRDAMALFPGARGSLTNSAGIFLGPDFHFDVARPGISLYGAQASALPESRLSPVVTLESRILQIHHLKRGETIGYGGTFTAPADMTVAMVAAGYADGYLRASGSSDEKRGADAWLAGYRLPILGRISMDMAAFDVSAVPPDVARRGAFVELFGPNIPVDEVATAAGTIGYELLTGLGRRFARRYLPADHEADPTGETG
- the radA gene encoding DNA repair protein RadA, giving the protein MAKRSTAFVCQSCGAVAAKWAGRCDSCGEWNSLVEERQGSGVGGSPSPVSRRKGRVVPLVGLSGDSETPPRIETRVGELDRVTGGGFVPGSALLVGGDPGIGKSTLLIQATARIARLGHRAIYISGEEAIDQVRLRAARLGLTDAPVGLAAETSVEDILATLTSEAPPAIVIIDSIQTLWTETVDSPPGTVTQVRAAAQALVRYAKSSGATVILVGHVTKDGQIAGPRVVEHMVDAVLYFEGDGAHQYRILRSVKNRFGATDEIGVFEMTDKGLAEVGNPSALFLGERNGRTPGSAVFAGLEGTRPLLIEIQALVAPSPLGTPRRAVIGWDTARLSMILAVLEARCGVRFAQNDVYLNVAGGLRVSEPGADLAVAAALISSLSGVALPADCVYFGEVSLSGAVRAVSQAQSRLKEAQKLGFTRAFVPEADIARGKKADGDLTGVSELSDLVARIAAGSGDGAQD
- a CDS encoding CvpA family protein, which translates into the protein MPITPLDGILLVIMLLSAVLAMIRGFVREVLSIASWVIAAIAAYLLYGQVLPLVQQYINQEYVALGVAVASVFLITLIVVSYITMRISDFVLDSRIGALDRSLGFVFGALRGLLLVVVAMMFFNWFVPAQEQPRWIATAKSKAMLDSIGNRLVAALPEDPEQSILKRIRERDAAPNGAAAPQTSDEETGYTETERRGLDQLTTSGSDGN
- the purF gene encoding amidophosphoribosyltransferase; protein product: MAGTPTVDLTRDDLDGDTLREECGVFGIFGHEDAAAVTALGLHALQHRGQEAAGIVTYDGGQFRSERHLGLVGDHFSDADVIRRLSGAYSIGHVRYSTSGETILRNVQPLFAELDGGGIAVCHNGHFTNAMTLRKELIKDGAICQSTSDSEVVLQLVARSRKGKIVDRFIDAIQQMEGAYSLVALTRKKLIGARDPLGIRPLVLGDLNGAPILASETCALDIIGAKFIREIENGEVVVCTPGGIESYFPFGKRPARPCIFEYIYFSRPDSVLGGRSVYDVRKEFGRQLALESGVEADVVVPVPDSGVPAALGYADASGVPFELGIIRNHYVGRTFIEPTQQIRTLGVKLKHSANRAQIEGKRVVLVDDSLVRGTTSVKIVQMIRDAGAREVHFRLASPPIRFSDYYGIDTPVREKLLAAKYSLEEMRNYIGADSLAFLSVDGIYKAIGYEGRDHEQPQFTDHCFTGDYPTPLTDLAGEDDVSHMPRLVEVG